The DNA segment GTCTGCATAGCCCTGATCCAGGCAGAATTCATATAGTTCCTTCGAAATTTCCTTCCTCCGATGATAAAGATCATATATATAACGGCTCTTTTGATGAGCAATTCGAAAAATAGGCCAAAGTGCTTCACACTTTCTCTTCCCATCATGGGGATCATTTTCAGCTGAAACCAATGCAAATTTCTTCTTAAGATAAAACTGAAGCTTTCATGGTATAACAGAATATGTAGATGTAAACAGAGTATATGAGACAAAGTGTTCAACTAACCTTCCCTCATCTTTGCCTCGAGCTCTCGAAGAGTGGGCTCAATAAGCTCCCACCCCTCCGGATATTTAACACGGCTAGTCTTTATTTTCGGCATTTTTTTCAGAACTAAACTCTACTCTCTTCAATAACCAATTATCAACCAGTAAGCTGaaatgaaagaaacaaaaaattagcAAGGCATTAGCAAATAAAAACACATCCCAACTTTCAAAAAAGAAAAGCCTGCCCTGCATACAAAGTATCCAAAAACAGATCACTACCATAAGATTCTACTCTTTCCAACAAACAACTTCAGTATGATATGTTTTTCACATCAGACAACCACAGAGCATTTCAAAAACAATACTTACaaataacaaaaacaaaatacGCATGTATGAACTCAACTTTGCTAAACGCATATAAGTATTAAATGGATAAGTCATTCATTTTGGCTTTACTGAACACAAAAAAACTAACTATTGAAGCATGATATCCTGCATATGCTCACATCAACAAGGAAAGACAAAGAaaatacttaccaaaaaaaaagacaaagaaaATGCAATAAAAGAATTAATGCTGCATAAAAAAGGTCTCCAATACTTCCttgcacttaaaacaaaaactagtTGTTATAATTTCTTGTTTCCCTTGTAAGACCACATATCCATCTCAACATCCTTATCTTTACAATGCACTGTTTCCAAACCATTTAAAGAAGGAAGCAGGCAGGTGTTAAGATCGGCCAATGAGAAGTTCCTTTTCAGTTTAAAAGTGCTTTATAATGTAAACAATACATAATAAGCATTTCTTCAATTTAAGGCAGGTTTAGATTGCTAGATATAGGCAACATGAAGTAAACTTTCTAACACTGGCCAACTTTGAATTGTTTAGTTCAAAGAAGTCTGCTCGAAATTTTCTGTGACTTTTAAGTATGAAATTTATCAATTATGTCACAAATTTTTTACTTCCGACCAGACCCTAGTATCCTAAACCACTTCACAACTTGGAGAATGACCTGGTAAGATATCATAAAAACAACAATGAGATGCAAATATTTGCAGAAGTATTTTTGTGTGTGCTCAAGTACCATAAGCCACCTAATATCTCTCCATATGTCAGCCCAAAATGAACCTTAATTTCTACAATGACATATTAGATAATTACATGAATCATTAGTCACCAAAGAAAGCATTTAATTAGTTATGTTGAATAAAACAAATTAAAAGAATATCTCATTAGATTACTAAAGAGTTAGTCGATAATCAAATTCAATCAACGACCTTAACCAAAAAGCATCTTATGACACCACTCTTCCAAATTATG comes from the Musa acuminata AAA Group cultivar baxijiao chromosome BXJ2-8, Cavendish_Baxijiao_AAA, whole genome shotgun sequence genome and includes:
- the LOC135618857 gene encoding protein BUD31 homolog 2, which gives rise to MPKIKTSRVKYPEGWELIEPTLRELEAKMREAENDPHDGKRKCEALWPIFRIAHQKSRYIYDLYHRRKEISKELYEFCLDQGYADRNLIAKWKKPGYERLCCLRCMQTRDHNFATTCVCRVPKHLREEKVIECVHCGCRGCASGD